The Planococcus donghaensis genome contains a region encoding:
- a CDS encoding GNAT family N-acetyltransferase, with protein sequence MISKLNQQDEQIAKQIHHIQQAAYRIEAEMMGFYDIPQLQETLQELQKSDELFIGYGEGQVQGVISYRVKGETVDINRLVVGPTYFRKGIGKKLVSYLLKNYRGYEFTVSTGTANKPAIALYQMFGFQEVGVIQVAPGIYCTQFRLRN encoded by the coding sequence GTGATTAGCAAACTAAATCAACAAGATGAACAAATAGCGAAACAGATTCATCACATTCAACAAGCTGCCTATCGGATAGAAGCCGAAATGATGGGTTTTTATGATATTCCCCAACTTCAGGAAACATTACAAGAACTTCAAAAGAGTGACGAACTTTTTATCGGTTATGGCGAAGGACAGGTGCAAGGAGTAATTTCTTATCGAGTAAAGGGAGAAACCGTCGATATCAATCGGTTAGTGGTAGGTCCCACTTATTTCCGAAAAGGAATTGGTAAAAAATTGGTGAGTTATTTGTTGAAAAACTATCGAGGGTACGAATTTACAGTCAGCACAGGAACCGCTAATAAACCTGCAATTGCGCTTTATCAGATGTTCGGTTTTCAGGAGGTGGGCGTTATTCAAGTAGCTCCTGGCATATATTGTACTCAATTCCGCTTACGTAATTAA
- a CDS encoding patatin-like phospholipase family protein: MEMKSGLVLEGGGMRGVYTGGVLEKLLEESIFVDYVIGVSAGACHASSYISRQNGRNREVTIGYVNHPEYLSVKNLLTKRELFGMDLIFDRIPNSLVPFDYDRFHNATEEFVVGVTDCLTGEAVYFGKQKRPEDVLTIVRASSSLPLMAQPVEFNGRFLMDGSIADPLPIRKALSDGVTKPIIILTREKGYRKKKSRFAGMMPAFVRQYPAIAKAMENRYLYYNETMDFIEQLERESLAMVIRPEDLYRIKGLERNPVKLETLYNQGYQEATAKFGELLDFLQK; this comes from the coding sequence ATGGAGATGAAGAGTGGATTGGTGTTAGAAGGTGGTGGCATGAGAGGGGTCTATACGGGTGGTGTTCTCGAAAAACTATTAGAAGAAAGTATTTTTGTAGACTACGTAATCGGTGTCTCAGCAGGAGCCTGTCACGCCTCTTCCTACATTTCGAGGCAAAATGGTCGAAATCGAGAAGTCACCATTGGCTATGTTAATCATCCAGAATACCTTTCAGTGAAGAATCTACTGACAAAACGAGAACTGTTTGGAATGGATTTGATTTTTGATAGAATTCCGAATAGCTTAGTACCTTTCGATTATGACCGTTTTCATAATGCTACAGAAGAGTTTGTAGTAGGAGTGACAGACTGTTTAACGGGTGAAGCGGTGTATTTTGGGAAGCAAAAACGTCCGGAAGATGTGCTAACTATTGTACGAGCTTCGAGTTCACTGCCACTTATGGCGCAACCAGTAGAATTTAACGGTCGATTTTTAATGGATGGCAGCATTGCCGATCCGCTGCCGATCCGCAAAGCATTATCCGACGGTGTGACCAAGCCGATCATCATTTTGACGAGAGAAAAAGGTTATCGGAAAAAAAAGAGTCGATTTGCAGGAATGATGCCAGCATTTGTTCGACAATACCCGGCTATCGCAAAGGCAATGGAAAATCGATATTTATATTACAATGAAACGATGGATTTTATTGAGCAACTGGAAAGAGAAAGCTTGGCCATGGTGATTCGACCAGAAGATTTGTACAGAATAAAAGGGCTAGAGCGAAATCCAGTTAAATTAGAAACTCTTTATAACCAAGGCTATCAAGAGGCTACCGCAAAATTTGGGGAATTACTCGATTTTCTTCAAAAGTAA
- a CDS encoding SOS response-associated peptidase gives MCGRYSLFTDYTVLIERFNIEEAALDKDEYSASYNVAPSQQVVAVVNDGDKNRLGELRWGLIPPWAKDMKIGYKMINARSETVAEKPSFRNAFKKKRCLVVADSFYEWQHKDGEKIPMRIKLKTGEPFAFAALWESWKSPDGQIVNSCSILTTAPNALMESIHDRMPVILSKADEKTWLDPRIEDVETLKALLKPYQAKDMEAYRVSQEVNSPKNNKPELIEKVG, from the coding sequence GTGTGTGGAAGATACTCATTGTTCACTGATTACACAGTGTTGATTGAGCGCTTTAACATCGAAGAAGCAGCGCTTGACAAAGACGAATACTCCGCAAGTTATAATGTTGCTCCTTCTCAACAGGTAGTAGCGGTTGTTAATGATGGAGACAAAAATCGATTAGGTGAATTACGGTGGGGCTTAATCCCACCATGGGCAAAAGATATGAAAATTGGCTACAAAATGATCAATGCACGATCAGAAACAGTAGCGGAAAAGCCTAGTTTCCGTAACGCATTTAAAAAAAAGCGCTGCTTAGTGGTGGCAGACTCTTTTTACGAATGGCAACATAAAGACGGAGAGAAAATTCCAATGCGCATCAAATTAAAGACTGGAGAGCCTTTTGCTTTTGCGGCACTTTGGGAATCGTGGAAATCCCCAGATGGCCAAATCGTCAATAGTTGCTCGATTTTGACGACGGCGCCCAATGCGTTGATGGAGTCTATTCACGATAGAATGCCGGTTATATTATCTAAAGCAGATGAAAAGACCTGGCTAGACCCACGGATAGAAGATGTGGAGACATTGAAAGCTTTATTAAAACCATATCAAGCAAAAGACATGGAAGCGTATCGCGTTTCTCAAGAGGTAAATTCTCCAAAAAACAACAAGCCGGAATTGATCGAAAAAGTCGGCTAA
- a CDS encoding MFS transporter, whose protein sequence is MESPRYTVKDRQFWKIILSLLFASLFTFANMYAVQPLLPVFVEEFQVPVSTASLSLSLTIIGLILGLIVLGFFSDRNGRKSYIIYSLLGSAIPFFIIPLTDSFSILLFLRFIQGFALAGVPAAALAYISEEIDRKNIAYATALYISSNVLGGMMGRISTGFLTDHFSWQISFYAFAVTGLFIFVIVLYLLPPSQNFNSSQVSFAKDIEGFLFHLKNPALLVVFGLGTVLQTSFTGIWTYLPFYLEASPFSMSLQAISYLFFAYGIGVIGSPMAGRVAEKFSIRNVRLAGVFILSAGIFMTLSPYLWMIVVGLCVTCLGFFTAHALTAASVSQQATHHKGSASSLYLVSYYIGVAAGSSVLSPLWTSGGWTGLVLFSAILPLLYIMAITLYRKKAGSTRR, encoded by the coding sequence ATGGAATCTCCTCGTTATACCGTTAAAGATCGTCAGTTCTGGAAAATCATCCTCAGTCTTCTATTTGCATCGTTATTTACGTTTGCCAATATGTATGCTGTTCAGCCATTGTTGCCGGTTTTTGTAGAAGAATTTCAAGTTCCAGTTTCCACAGCTAGCTTATCTTTATCACTAACCATTATCGGTTTAATACTTGGACTAATTGTTCTCGGATTTTTTTCGGATCGCAACGGCAGAAAATCGTATATTATTTATTCTTTACTCGGTTCTGCCATTCCTTTTTTCATCATTCCCTTGACCGATTCATTTTCTATCTTATTATTTCTTCGTTTTATTCAAGGCTTTGCACTAGCAGGTGTTCCTGCTGCTGCTCTTGCGTACATAAGTGAGGAAATCGATCGAAAAAACATCGCTTATGCGACTGCACTTTATATTTCTAGCAATGTCCTCGGTGGGATGATGGGTCGAATTTCAACAGGCTTTTTAACTGACCATTTCTCTTGGCAAATTTCCTTTTATGCTTTTGCGGTGACAGGACTCTTCATATTCGTTATTGTCCTTTATTTACTACCACCATCACAGAATTTCAACTCTAGCCAAGTAAGCTTTGCAAAAGATATAGAAGGCTTCTTGTTTCACTTAAAAAACCCTGCTCTACTGGTGGTTTTTGGTCTTGGTACAGTTTTGCAAACTTCTTTTACTGGCATTTGGACGTATTTGCCTTTTTATCTAGAAGCCTCTCCATTTTCTATGTCGTTGCAGGCGATATCGTATTTGTTTTTCGCTTATGGTATTGGTGTCATCGGCTCGCCAATGGCTGGTCGTGTTGCTGAAAAATTCAGCATACGTAATGTCCGTCTAGCAGGTGTATTTATTTTATCTGCTGGCATTTTCATGACACTTAGTCCTTATCTTTGGATGATTGTTGTTGGTCTTTGTGTCACTTGCCTCGGCTTTTTCACTGCTCACGCCCTAACTGCTGCTTCTGTCAGCCAGCAAGCAACTCATCATAAAGGCAGTGCTTCTAGCCTTTATTTGGTATCGTACTATATAGGCGTCGCAGCAGGAAGTTCTGTGTTAAGTCCTTTATGGACCTCTGGTGGTTGGACTGGCCTAGTTCTATTCAGTGCTATTTTGCCACTTCTTTACATAATGGCCATTACTCTTTACCGAAAAAAAGCAGGCTCTACCCGGAGGTGA
- a CDS encoding SLC13 family permease, translating to MISATWNWMWEKHDQAKETFRLFTNPEAGMPDNRDRAEDAGSYDERKKKRSYNAPQLIGLILGPLLFILTLLFFNPDGLPPEAKAILASTIWIATWWITEASPIPATSLLPIILFPMTKGLDVSATTSAYGSDTIFLFMGGFMIALTMEKWDLHKRIALTIISVIGTNTERIILGFMVATGFLSMWISNTATAMMMVPIGLAIIYQVSEALKYNSSIDTSKENFSFGKALMLGIAYSASLGGIATLIGTPPNTLLAGAVNEIYGIEITFAQWMLFGVPLAWIFILVAWVYLVKVAYPQKLKHLPGGSEVIRQQKTDLGGASYEEKAVFVVFLAVALAWISRSFVLDAFAPNLEMTDATVGLIAAMVLFIIPSKNKKGDRLLDWATAVKLPWGILLLFGGGLAIAAGFTSSGLSEWIGNQLIGLQGVNVLTIILVVAALVLFLTEITSNTATASMMFPIMASLAVALSIHPYALMVTAAVAASCAFMLPVATPPNAVVFGSGYLRISDMAKAGFALNIFGIFFVGLAVFYFLPLVWGIDLMSIPADFLK from the coding sequence ATGATTTCTGCAACATGGAATTGGATGTGGGAAAAACACGATCAAGCAAAAGAGACATTTCGATTATTTACAAATCCTGAAGCAGGTATGCCTGACAATCGAGATCGGGCTGAAGACGCTGGGTCTTATGATGAACGCAAAAAAAAGCGGAGTTATAATGCGCCGCAACTCATTGGGTTAATCCTAGGTCCGTTGCTGTTTATTTTAACTTTGCTATTCTTTAATCCAGACGGACTACCGCCTGAAGCAAAAGCGATACTCGCGAGTACAATCTGGATTGCCACTTGGTGGATTACAGAAGCCAGTCCAATTCCAGCAACATCTCTCTTGCCAATCATTCTTTTTCCAATGACTAAGGGGCTCGATGTCAGCGCTACAACTTCAGCGTATGGCAGTGATACAATCTTTTTGTTTATGGGTGGTTTTATGATTGCCCTGACAATGGAGAAATGGGATTTGCATAAGCGAATCGCCTTAACTATTATTTCTGTAATTGGAACGAACACGGAACGCATCATTCTTGGTTTCATGGTTGCGACAGGATTTCTGTCAATGTGGATTTCCAATACTGCTACGGCGATGATGATGGTACCAATTGGCTTAGCCATTATTTATCAAGTATCGGAAGCTTTAAAATATAATTCTTCAATCGATACTTCAAAAGAGAATTTCAGCTTTGGTAAAGCTTTGATGCTAGGGATTGCGTATTCTGCATCTCTTGGGGGAATTGCAACATTGATCGGAACACCTCCGAATACGTTACTTGCAGGTGCAGTCAATGAAATTTATGGTATTGAAATCACTTTTGCCCAGTGGATGTTGTTTGGTGTACCATTAGCATGGATTTTTATATTAGTTGCTTGGGTTTACCTAGTAAAAGTTGCTTATCCACAAAAATTGAAGCATTTACCAGGAGGTAGCGAAGTAATACGTCAGCAAAAAACTGACTTAGGTGGAGCTTCTTACGAAGAAAAAGCAGTCTTTGTAGTCTTCTTAGCAGTAGCACTTGCTTGGATCAGCCGCTCATTTGTCTTGGATGCTTTTGCGCCCAACCTCGAAATGACTGACGCAACGGTCGGGTTAATTGCTGCGATGGTATTATTCATTATTCCTTCTAAAAACAAAAAGGGCGATCGCTTGCTAGACTGGGCCACCGCTGTCAAGTTGCCTTGGGGTATTTTGCTGCTGTTTGGTGGGGGACTGGCTATTGCTGCGGGATTTACAAGTTCCGGGTTGTCTGAATGGATCGGCAATCAGTTGATTGGGCTACAAGGCGTGAATGTTCTAACCATAATTTTGGTAGTAGCTGCGCTCGTGTTGTTCTTGACCGAAATTACTTCAAACACAGCTACTGCTTCGATGATGTTCCCGATTATGGCATCACTTGCAGTTGCTCTTAGCATTCATCCTTATGCACTGATGGTGACGGCAGCCGTCGCAGCGTCTTGTGCATTTATGTTGCCAGTTGCAACACCTCCGAATGCGGTCGTGTTCGGCTCTGGATATTTGAGGATTTCAGATATGGCCAAAGCGGGATTTGCGCTTAATATCTTTGGTATTTTCTTTGTTGGACTTGCGGTATTCTACTTCTTACCGCTTGTTTGGGGGATAGACCTTATGTCGATCCCAGCGGATTTTCTTAAATAA
- a CDS encoding metal-dependent hydrolase, whose translation MTGKTHIIGGITASLAFAQITNYDPILLTGAGVVGAVIPDICHSGSKIGRTLPALSEIISRLFGHRTFTHSLLFLALTAFILESFVTVEALSAGLLVGMLSHIVLDMATKRGVKLFFPFKWTIRFPVTATTGGASEYLVFSLLSLLTVYFGYGVFLPQ comes from the coding sequence ATGACAGGGAAAACACACATTATTGGCGGTATAACAGCAAGTCTTGCTTTTGCACAAATTACAAATTATGATCCCATTCTTTTAACAGGAGCAGGAGTAGTGGGGGCAGTAATTCCGGATATTTGTCATAGTGGCAGTAAAATTGGGAGAACGTTACCGGCATTATCAGAAATAATTAGTCGTCTTTTTGGACACCGAACATTTACACATAGTCTGCTATTTCTAGCGCTGACAGCTTTCATATTGGAGAGTTTCGTGACAGTAGAAGCCTTATCGGCAGGGTTGCTAGTAGGGATGCTCAGTCATATCGTCTTGGATATGGCGACCAAAAGAGGTGTTAAATTGTTTTTTCCATTCAAATGGACAATTCGCTTTCCAGTAACTGCGACTACTGGAGGCGCTTCCGAATATTTGGTTTTCTCACTCCTTTCACTTCTGACTGTATACTTCGGCTACGGTGTTTTTCTTCCACAATAA
- a CDS encoding HD domain-containing protein, with the protein MGIHRFFTSLNDLERIIRAPGMFKFEEHNVAAHSWKVSQYAMFFATIEERAGREIDWKSLYEKTINHDFAEVFIGDIKTPVKYASPELKEMIAQVEEGMMEKFILREIPKEFHDVFFERMKEGKDDTVEGRLLELADKLDQFYEAFAELKRGNTDKEFVVMYRIALTKLLGLPLPASVEYFKNVMLDDVINEDTAIDVKELTRKIMAEH; encoded by the coding sequence ATGGGAATTCATCGCTTTTTTACTTCATTAAATGATTTAGAACGTATTATTCGTGCACCTGGAATGTTCAAATTTGAAGAACATAATGTTGCAGCCCATTCGTGGAAAGTCAGTCAGTACGCAATGTTTTTTGCAACCATTGAAGAACGTGCCGGCCGAGAAATCGATTGGAAATCTTTGTATGAAAAAACCATCAATCATGATTTTGCAGAAGTATTTATCGGCGATATTAAAACACCGGTCAAATATGCCTCTCCTGAACTAAAGGAAATGATCGCTCAAGTAGAAGAAGGCATGATGGAAAAGTTTATCCTCCGAGAAATTCCTAAAGAATTTCATGATGTTTTTTTTGAACGCATGAAAGAAGGAAAGGACGATACTGTAGAAGGTCGTTTACTAGAGTTAGCCGATAAGCTAGACCAGTTTTATGAAGCTTTTGCAGAGTTAAAGCGAGGCAATACGGATAAAGAATTCGTCGTGATGTACCGGATTGCGTTAACTAAATTATTGGGTCTTCCATTGCCCGCAAGTGTTGAGTATTTCAAAAACGTTATGCTTGATGATGTTATTAACGAAGACACTGCCATCGATGTAAAAGAGCTGACACGTAAGATCATGGCCGAGCATTGA
- a CDS encoding hemolysin family protein, with product MDPILILNLALLVLLIALTAVFVGSEFAVVKVRMSRIDQLIDEGNKRAVLVKKITNDLDYYLSACQLGITVTALGLGWLGKPTVERLFYPLFEMLDVPSSASTIISFVLAFSLVTFLHVVLGEMAPKSLALQFTERMTLFLSPFLYWFGKIMYPFIFILNGSARVLLRIFGIEPAKEDQAHSEEELKIIMAQSFQSGEINQTELSYMQNIFAFDERSAKDVMIPRTQMIAFSDDLTNEELLSEIRDHRFTRYPIARDGDKDDLIGFINAKEVLTHYAVNGQFEMSELIHALPYFHETTPLQNALVRMQKDRTHIALVIDEYGGTSGLITMEDILEEIVGEIRDEFDEDEDEEIIKESDTRYLLNGRVLLKDLEERFGFNFEDSDDIDTIAGWIQHQLIEAETGDRFVKEGCQWSIVEMENHHILKVACDILPKTL from the coding sequence TTGGACCCCATACTTATATTGAATTTAGCTTTACTCGTCTTATTAATCGCGTTAACGGCTGTTTTCGTCGGATCGGAATTTGCCGTCGTTAAAGTCCGGATGTCGCGCATCGACCAATTAATCGATGAAGGAAACAAAAGAGCTGTACTGGTCAAAAAAATTACTAATGATCTTGATTATTACTTGTCTGCATGCCAGCTAGGGATCACGGTAACTGCTCTCGGCTTAGGCTGGTTAGGAAAACCGACAGTTGAACGCCTTTTTTATCCTTTATTTGAAATGCTCGATGTTCCTTCTTCCGCCTCAACCATCATTTCATTTGTTTTAGCTTTCTCATTAGTGACGTTCTTACACGTGGTCCTAGGGGAAATGGCACCAAAATCATTGGCACTTCAATTTACTGAGCGGATGACTCTTTTTCTATCTCCTTTCTTGTATTGGTTTGGCAAAATTATGTATCCGTTTATCTTTATATTAAATGGTTCTGCTCGCGTTCTTTTGCGGATTTTCGGCATCGAACCTGCGAAAGAAGACCAAGCCCATTCAGAAGAAGAACTGAAAATCATTATGGCCCAAAGTTTTCAAAGTGGCGAAATCAACCAAACCGAATTGTCCTACATGCAGAACATTTTCGCTTTTGATGAGCGCAGTGCAAAAGATGTCATGATACCACGAACTCAAATGATTGCCTTTTCCGATGATTTAACAAACGAAGAACTTCTTTCAGAAATCCGAGATCATCGTTTTACACGTTACCCTATTGCAAGAGATGGAGATAAAGATGATCTTATTGGATTTATCAATGCGAAAGAAGTATTGACGCATTACGCTGTTAATGGCCAATTTGAGATGTCAGAACTTATACATGCCTTGCCTTATTTTCATGAGACGACTCCTCTTCAAAATGCATTAGTCAGAATGCAAAAAGATCGTACGCATATCGCGCTCGTAATCGATGAATACGGTGGAACGTCGGGCTTAATCACCATGGAAGATATATTAGAGGAAATCGTTGGAGAAATTCGTGATGAATTTGATGAAGACGAAGACGAAGAAATTATTAAGGAAAGTGACACACGCTATCTTCTAAATGGTCGTGTCCTGTTAAAAGATCTGGAAGAACGTTTTGGTTTTAACTTTGAAGACAGCGACGATATTGATACCATTGCTGGTTGGATTCAGCATCAGCTAATTGAAGCTGAAACGGGTGATCGCTTTGTAAAAGAAGGATGCCAATGGTCTATCGTTGAAATGGAAAATCACCACATTTTAAAAGTTGCTTGTGATATCTTACCAAAAACACTTTAA
- a CDS encoding YihY/virulence factor BrkB family protein, protein MSKAMGFVKELGGEFKKDNATTLAAAQAYYYLLAIVPLLILLLSILPYLQIDPAKAIEFIRSILPGEVANTFEDTIVSVVTTPSGGLLTFGILGTLWSASNALTAFINATNQAYDIEETRSFFKLKATAIGLTLGMLVAVIIALVLPIFGGTIISIIKSTLNLPEQTEIIFQVLRWVISVAVMSLVLALMYKFAPNKHFPFKEVLIGAVIATVLWQVVSFGFSIYVSNFGSYSATYGSLGGLIVLMLWFFLTGLILVIGAEINAILDRRRTAKKNASSDALANSHVKGKNTESSMNKY, encoded by the coding sequence ATGAGTAAAGCGATGGGATTCGTTAAAGAACTTGGTGGTGAGTTCAAAAAAGATAATGCTACCACCCTTGCTGCAGCACAAGCTTATTATTATTTATTAGCTATTGTTCCTTTATTGATTTTGTTGCTGTCTATTTTGCCTTATCTTCAAATTGATCCGGCCAAAGCAATCGAGTTTATCCGCAGCATTCTCCCTGGAGAAGTAGCAAACACGTTCGAAGACACTATTGTTAGTGTTGTCACTACGCCATCAGGTGGCTTATTGACATTTGGTATACTAGGTACACTTTGGTCTGCTTCGAATGCTTTAACAGCATTTATCAACGCTACCAATCAAGCTTACGATATTGAAGAAACCCGTTCTTTTTTCAAATTAAAAGCAACAGCAATTGGCTTAACACTTGGTATGCTTGTGGCTGTTATTATTGCACTTGTTTTACCAATCTTCGGCGGTACAATTATTAGCATCATTAAATCAACGTTAAATTTACCAGAGCAAACTGAAATTATTTTCCAAGTTCTTCGTTGGGTGATTTCGGTTGCAGTCATGAGTTTAGTATTGGCATTGATGTATAAATTTGCACCAAACAAACACTTTCCATTTAAAGAGGTACTTATCGGAGCAGTAATCGCCACAGTATTATGGCAAGTAGTTTCATTTGGCTTCTCGATTTACGTTTCTAACTTTGGTAGTTATTCTGCTACCTATGGTAGTTTAGGGGGACTCATCGTCTTGATGTTGTGGTTCTTCTTAACAGGATTAATTTTGGTTATTGGTGCCGAAATAAATGCAATTTTAGATAGACGCAGAACTGCGAAAAAGAATGCGTCTTCCGATGCACTCGCTAATAGCCATGTTAAAGGAAAAAATACAGAATCCTCAATGAATAAGTATTAA
- a CDS encoding dipeptidase has translation MKIFDTHCDALLKLQMAKRNALFHGELLDFQRSNELDTNFERLQAGGVKVQFFAIFIHPEFPSDEKWQHALEQVDLFYSEIIGKNPLMKHIKNWKDIDSLKSNEIGAVLTLEGADAFGNDLMKLHQLYRLGVLSIGLTWNNANLCADGVGDPRGAGLTLLGKEVVRLNNEHHIFTDVSHLSLNGFWDVMALAKYPIASHSNARALCDHPRNLNDQQITAMFEKNGMIDVVFCPDFINKDSEQATISDLIRHVDHFCALGGVKNIGIGSDFDGISSYITDLNNASEFPNLINELQKHYSETEVEGFAYRNFLEHRPGM, from the coding sequence ATGAAAATTTTTGATACCCATTGTGATGCGTTACTGAAGTTGCAAATGGCCAAGCGTAATGCTTTGTTTCATGGAGAATTATTAGATTTCCAGCGCTCAAACGAATTGGATACCAATTTTGAACGCTTGCAAGCTGGAGGCGTGAAAGTGCAATTTTTCGCTATTTTTATTCACCCTGAATTTCCTTCTGATGAAAAATGGCAGCACGCTCTTGAGCAGGTGGACTTGTTCTATAGTGAGATAATCGGAAAAAATCCATTGATGAAGCATATTAAAAATTGGAAAGACATTGATTCGCTAAAGTCCAATGAAATTGGCGCCGTATTAACGCTAGAAGGTGCAGATGCATTCGGTAATGACTTGATGAAGCTGCATCAGCTTTATCGCTTAGGGGTGCTGTCAATTGGATTAACGTGGAATAATGCCAACCTTTGTGCAGATGGTGTTGGGGATCCAAGAGGAGCAGGATTAACCCTGCTCGGCAAAGAAGTGGTTCGTCTCAATAACGAGCATCATATCTTCACAGACGTTTCCCATTTGTCGTTAAACGGATTTTGGGATGTAATGGCGTTGGCAAAATACCCAATCGCTAGCCATTCTAATGCGCGTGCACTTTGCGATCATCCACGCAATCTGAATGACCAGCAAATAACAGCCATGTTCGAAAAAAATGGAATGATTGATGTAGTGTTTTGTCCAGATTTCATCAATAAAGATAGTGAACAAGCGACCATATCGGATTTGATCCGTCATGTAGATCATTTTTGTGCGCTTGGCGGTGTAAAAAATATTGGCATCGGATCAGATTTTGATGGGATTTCTTCATACATTACAGATCTCAACAATGCATCGGAATTTCCAAATTTGATCAATGAATTGCAGAAGCATTACTCAGAAACAGAAGTTGAAGGCTTTGCATATCGCAACTTTTTGGAGCATCGACCAGGAATGTGA
- a CDS encoding gamma-glutamyl-gamma-aminobutyrate hydrolase family protein, with product MKPIIGVTASLELGRDEYGIELADTEAILAAGGLPVMLPHLVEEADLDEIAEHIDGLFLAGGYDIDPTLFGEEPHPNLGVIIPSRDAFELTLTKKVLAMNKPIFGVCRGAQILNIAVGGDMYQDITTQVKADLLQHQQKAPKFHGSHFVEITEGSLLNRLTGQMRIKVNSRHHQANRLVPAPFVVSGQASDGTIEAVESTQHHFVLGVQWHPENMARAKDIASVKLFAGFVDACREEGDE from the coding sequence ATGAAACCGATTATTGGAGTTACCGCCTCTTTAGAGTTGGGGCGGGACGAATACGGCATTGAACTTGCGGACACAGAAGCAATACTTGCAGCAGGAGGTTTACCGGTTATGCTTCCGCATTTGGTTGAAGAAGCAGATTTGGATGAAATTGCCGAGCATATTGACGGGTTATTTTTAGCAGGGGGTTATGATATTGATCCGACTTTATTTGGCGAGGAACCTCATCCAAACCTTGGAGTAATTATTCCATCCCGGGATGCATTTGAATTAACTTTAACTAAAAAAGTATTAGCTATGAATAAGCCTATCTTCGGCGTATGTCGTGGAGCGCAGATATTGAATATTGCCGTAGGTGGAGACATGTATCAAGATATTACAACACAAGTAAAAGCGGACTTGTTACAACATCAACAAAAAGCACCGAAATTTCATGGCTCTCATTTTGTGGAGATAACTGAAGGGTCCTTACTCAACCGATTGACAGGACAAATGCGCATAAAAGTGAATAGTCGCCACCACCAAGCCAATCGTTTAGTCCCTGCTCCATTTGTCGTAAGTGGCCAAGCGAGTGATGGCACTATAGAAGCAGTTGAAAGTACGCAACATCATTTCGTACTTGGTGTGCAATGGCATCCCGAAAATATGGCAAGAGCAAAAGATATAGCCTCGGTCAAACTATTTGCCGGTTTTGTGGATGCTTGCAGAGAAGAGGGAGATGAGTAG